The nucleotide sequence GCGCCGACGCGCTCGCGGAGCCACGCGAGGACCTCGCGCGTCGGACGGTCGACCACGTCGGCGTACTCGTCGTGCTTCTTCACGTACGCGGCGACCGTCGGGCACACCGGCACGATGCGCAGGCCGTCGCCGCGCGTGGCCGCCAACGCCTCGGCGATGACGATGGTCGCGAGGCCGCGTCCGCCGAACGCATCGTCGACCTCGGTGTGGTAGAAGATCCGCGCACCGTCGCGGTCAGCGAAGGCGGTGAGGCCTACCGGATTTCCGTCGACGAGGACGGCGTAGTCGCCCTCGCGGCGGACCACCTCGACGGGTGCACCGGTCTTGTCGGTCAACGGCATGATGCTCCTCGGGCCCACGTACGATCGCAGCCGATCGTATCGACCAGAAGGCGCGTGATGGACACCAAGCACGTCTACATCGACAAGCAGCATCCGTCGAACTACAAGTCGCTGGTCGGGGTGGCCACCAGCGTCGGCGACGCCGCCGCCGCGGCGGGCCTGACCCGGGACCTCGTCGAACTCCTCAACGTGCGGGTGTCACAGATCAACGGCTGCCCGACGTGTCTCGAGGTGCACATCCGCAAGG is from Mycolicibacterium grossiae and encodes:
- a CDS encoding GNAT family N-acetyltransferase; this translates as MPLTDKTGAPVEVVRREGDYAVLVDGNPVGLTAFADRDGARIFYHTEVDDAFGGRGLATIVIAEALAATRGDGLRIVPVCPTVAAYVKKHDEYADVVDRPTREVLAWLRERVGAPDLR